TGCGCATCGACAACCCGCTGATCGGCGAGGGCCTTGGCCGCGGCAGCATCGCTGGCGGCCTTGTTCGCATCGGCCAACGCCTTGTCGGCATTGACCTTCACCGCCGCCGCCGCATCAGCAGCGGTCTGCGCCGCCGCCGCATTCTGATCCGCCAAGGTCTTGGCCGCTGCCGCAGCCGCAGCGGCGTTCGTGGCGTCGGTCAATGCCTGATCCGCCACCGCCTTGGCCGCGGTGGTGGTGGCCACGGCCTGCTGCGCGTTGCTGACCTGCTGCGCGGCGGCCGTGACGTTGTTGTTCGCGGTAGTCGCATTGGTCTGTGCCGCATCACGTGCCGCGATAGCCGCCGGTTCCTGGCTGATGGCCGTCGCAGCGGTCGCATCGGCGGCCGTCTTGGCGGCGGCGGCGTTGTCGGCGGCCGTCTTCGCGACAGCCTCGTCTGCCTGCGCCTGAGTAAGGGTGGCATTGGCTTGAGTCAGTCGCTGCTGGGCACTAGCAAGAAGAGTGCCCAGCGAGGCCAGGTTCGCGGCAATGCCGATCAGGTTGGTCGTGTAGTACGTGACGTCTGCCTGCGCCTGGTCGCGCTGCTGCTGCGCCGTGACCGTGGCGGCGTGCGCCTGCTGGTAAGCGGTTTGTGTGCGCTGGGCTTCGGCGGCCGCGGCGGCCGCGTCATCTTTGGCCTTCTGAATGGCATCGACGACCTTCTGTGCATCGCTCAGTGTCTTGTCTGCAGTGACCTTCGCGGCATCCGCGTTCTGCTTGGCGGTGTTGGCGGCGGTGAGCGCGGCCTGTGCATTCGCCAATGCCTGATTGCTCGCCGCAGCATTGGACTGCGCACCGGCAAGCGCGGTATCGGCAGCGGTCTTGGCCGCCGCCGCATTCGCCGCAGCCTGATCAGCAGCCGTCTTGGCCGCATCCTTAGCAGCCTTATCCGCATTGGCCGCATCCGAAGCCGACTTCGCTTGTGCTGCTGCTTGATCGGCTGCGGTCTTGGCAGCGTCTTTGGCCGTCTTGTCGGCATCGGCGGCTGTCTTGGCGGCCTGCGCATCGGCCAGCGCTTGATTGCTCGCCGCAGCATTGGACTGCGCACCGGCAAGCGCGGTATCGGCAGCGGTCTTGGCCGCCGCCGCATTCGCCGCAGCCTGATCAGCGGCCGCCTTGGCCGCATCCTTAGCAGCCTTATCCGCATTCGCCGCATCCGAAACCGACTTCGCCTGCGCAGCAGCCTGATCAGCAGCAGCCTTCACCGCCAACGCATCCGCAGCAGCCGCATCAGCAGCCACCTTCGCCGCATCCTTAGCAGCCTTATCCGCATTCGCCGCATCCGAAACCGACTTCGCCTGCGCAGCAGCCTGATCAGCAGCAGCCTTCACCGCCAACGCATCCGCAGCAGCCGCATCAGCAGCCACCTTCGCCGCATCCTTAGCAGCCTTATCCGCATTCGCCGCATCCGAAACCGACTTCGCCTGCGCAGCAGCCTGATCAGCAGCAGCCTTCACCGCCAACGCATCCGCAGCAGCCTGGGCTGCCTCGGCGCCCTTCTGGTCCGCGATGGTCTTGGCCGCGGCCGCATCTGAAGCCGCGGTGCCGGCATTGGCGAGCACACCGTCGGCGGCCGACTTGGCGGCGGCGGCCTCACTGGCGGCCGTGCCCGCATCTACGGCCCGTTGGCCCGCCAGGGTCGCGGCATCCGCAGCCGCTCTTGCTGCCGTGTCCGCTTGTGCTGCTGCTTGATCGGCTGCGGTCTTGGCAGCGTCTTTGGCCGTCTTGTCGGCATCGGCGGCTGTCTTGGCGGCCTGCGCATCGGCCAGCGCTTGATTGCTCGCCGCAGCATTGGACTGCGCACCGGCAAGCGCGGTATCGGCAGCGGTCTTGGCCGCCGCCGCATTCGCCGCAGCCTGATCAGCGGCCGCCTTGGCCGCATCCTTAGCAGCCTTATCCGCATTCGCCGCATCCGAAACCGACTTCGCCTGCGCAGCAGCCTGATCAGCAGCAGCCTTCACCGCCAACGCATCCGCAGCAGCCGCATCAGCAGCCACCTTCGCCGCATCCTTAGCAGCCTTATCCGCATTCGCCGCATCCGAAACCGACTTCGCCTGCGCAGCAGCCTGATCAGCAGCAGCCTTCACCGCCAACGCATCCGCAGCAGCCGCATCAGCAGCCACCTTCGCCGCATCCTTAGCAGCCTTATCCGCATTCGCCGCATCCGAAACCGACTTCGCCTGCGCAGCAGCCTGATCAGCAGCAGCCTTCACCGCCAACGCATCCGCAGCAGCCGCATCAGCAGCCACCTTCGCCGCGGTGGCGGCCGACAGCGCGCTACTGCTGGCGGCGGCCTTGGTTTGCGCATCCGTCAAAGCGGCGTCGGCGGTGGCCTTGGCGGCATCCTTGGCCGCCTTATCGGCATTGGCGGCATCCAACGCAGCCTTGGCATCCTGATACGCCTTGTCCCCCACCGCAGCATGACTCTGCGCATCGGCAAAAGCCTGCTCGGCAGCCGTCTTGGCCGCCGCAGCATCGGCGGCAGCCCGGGCCGCATCAGCAGCACGCTGCGCCGCAGCATCCTTAGCCGCAGCAGCATCCTGGGCAGCCCGCGACGCATCCGCCAACGCCGCATCCGCGGCCGTCTTCGCAGCATCCTTGGTCGCCTTATCGGCATCCGCAGCGGCCTGGGCGGCGTCCTTGGCCGCCTTCTCGGCGGCGGCCGCATCCGCGGCCGACTTCGCCTGCGTGGCCACCTGGTCGGCCGTCGTCTTTGCTGCCAACGCATCTGCTGCTGCACTGTCGGCAGCGTCTTTGGACGCCGCCGCGGTTGCCGAAGCTGAGGTAGCGGCCGCCGCCTTGCTCTGGGCGTCCGTCAATGCCGCATCGGCAGCGGTCTTGGCCGCCAACGCATCCGCAGACGCCTTGGTCGCATCAGCAGCACGCTGCGCCGCAGCATCCTTAGCCGCGGCCGCATCCTGGGCAGCCCGCGACGCATCCGCCAACGCCGCATCCGCGGCCGTCTTCGCAGCATCCTTGGCCGCCTTATCCGCATCCGCGGCGCCCTTGGCCGCGGCAGCCTCCGCCAATGCCCTATCGCTTGCGGCAGCCTTGGCTTGTGCGTCTGTCAACGCCGCATCGGCAGCGGTCTTGGCCGCCAACGCATCCGCAGACGCCTTGGTCGCATCAGCAGCACGCTGCGCCGCAGCATCCTTAGCCGCGGCCGCGCCCTGGGCAGCCCGCGACGCATCGGCCAACGCCGCATCGGCGGCGGCTTTTTGTGTCGCGGCATCGGTGGCGGCCTGCTGCGCGGCGGTCGCTTTGGTGGCCGCATCGGTCGCGGCAGCGGCTGCCGCCTGGGCGATCCTGTCGGCCTCGGCACGCGCGGCGTCGGCGGTGGCCTTGGCGGCATCCTTGGCCGCCTTATCGGCATTGGCGGCATCCAACGCAGCCTTGGCATCCTGATACGCCTTGTCCCCCACCGCAGCATGACTCTGCGCATCGGCAAAAGCCTGCTCGGCAGCCGTCTTGGCCGCCGCAGCATCGGCGGCAGCCCGGGCCGCATCAGCAGCACGCTGCGCCGCGGCATCCTTAGCCGCAGCAGCATCCTGGGCGAGCTGGTCCGCATTGGCACGCGCAGTATCGGCAGTGGTCTTGGCCGCCAACGCATCCGCGGCAGTGTTATCGGCCGCGGTCTTGGCGGCGGCCGCGGCCGATAATGCCGAGGCCGCCGCGGTGGCCTTGCTCTGCGCATCGGCCAAGGCAGCATCCGCGGCGGCTCTGGCCGCTTCAGCATTCCGCTGTTGCGCCGTGGCCGCATCGAGAGCTGCCTTGGCGTCCTGATACGCCTTGTCCCCCACCGCAGCATGACTCTGCGCATCGACGAAGGCCTGTTCGGCGGCGGCCTTTGCGGCATCGGCGGCCTGCTGTTGGGCGGCCGCAGCATCGGCGGCGGCCTTGGCGTCCTGGTAGGCCTTTTCATTGGCAGCCGCGGTCGCGGCTGCAACACTCTGATTGGCGGCCGCGGCTTCGAGGGCCGCCTGTGCATCCAATGCCGCCTGTGCCGCACTGTCGGCCTCATGCCGCGCCTGCTCGGCCGCTGCTGCCGCCGCCGCGGCCTCTGCTTGTTTCTCCGCGACTGCCGGATTCGCCGCGGCCTCCGCAGCCGCTTTGTCCGCCTCCGCCTTGCGTAATGCTGCGCGTGCCGCGGCATCGGCGGCGGCCTTGGCCATCAGGTCTGCCACCGCTGCTGCACCGGCGGCGGTGTCCGCATAGCCCTGCGCCTCGGAGGTCGGCGTCGCCACGGGCGTCACAGCGAGCGTCGGCAAGGATCCCGAATACGCCGTCAGGCTGGTGTCACCGCTGTAGAGCAATCGTTGCTTCTCGATGACCGACTTGGAGACCGAACTGCTGCCACCCGCGAGAAGGACTGCCGTCGCAAATACTGCGGTAAGTCTTTGGGATCGCGAAGACCGCATAACTGCCTCACTTGCCTAACCTCCGGTCCACGCCGATGTGGACCGGTAACGGGAGATTAGACGTAGTGACGCAATTATGCGCTGAAAAGCATAAAAGTCGCCTGAGAAAATCTTAAATGCCCATTTGAGAACGTATAAATACTCAATTTAGTGAAAACTAAAGGAGTTTGCTAATTAGTTGACTATCGAGTCAGGTAATGGACAATTGACAACCGTGTCTACTAAGGATGTAGTGCCGTTGCCAGCAAGCATTCACCTGAGATCTGAAGTCCCAGGAATTTCCGGAAAACTGATCGGCACAGCGAAATATGAACGGGGCGAACAACAAGATCGCTGCACACATGTCAGATAGGGCTACTTGCAGAGTTCGACGATGTGCTTGCTCAGCTCATCTGCCCTGCCGAGCCGCTGCGCCTGCCTCGGGTCCGAGTTCGGTGTCTCAGCAATGGCAGCGGCACCGACGTCCATAAGCGCGTTGCCGAACTCCTGAATGCTCTGCGCCAACTCCGGCGGCGTCGCGGGATCAAGCCGGGCCAACAGGTACTGGCCACCGTTGAAAAGAGCGACCCGTGCGTTGGCGGCCGTCGCGAGCGTCCCTACGGTGCCGGCGTTCTCCGGCAGCGCCCGATTGGTGTTCTGCATGACGGCATTGCGAACCATGGTCGCGTTGGCACATGCCTTCGCCTTCGCCTCGGTCCGTTGTGCCGGGGTGTACTCGTGCGCCGGCTCGTGGCCGCGCCACAGGGCGAGCACCAATGCTGCCACCGCGACCGCCAGCGCCAGCAGGGCCAGCACACCGGCCGCCCGCTGACAGGCCGCCACGAGTTTCCGCCAGAGCTCCGCCACGATTCCCTCTTCTCCCGCGAACAAGATCAGCCGCGGCCAGAAGTCTCCCACCAGTGACAGGCCACCGGCGGGAGAACGCGAGTGACTAGGACAATCCGGCGGAGACCGACCGGCCCGCCGACTTGAGGTCGTTGCAGGCCTCGATGACGCGCTCGGTCATGCTGGCCTCGGCCTTCTTCAAGTAACTGCGCGGGTCGTAGGTCTTCTTGTTGCCCACCTCGCCGTCGATCTTGAGCACACCGTCGTAGTTGGCGAACATGTGCCCCGCGACCGGGCGAGTGAATGCGTACTGGGTATCGGTGTCGACGTTCATCTTCACCACGCCGTAGCGCAGCGAGTCCTCGATCTCCGACTTCAATGAACCCGAGCCGCCGTGGAACACGAAGTCGAACGGCTTGGACCCTTCCGCCAGTCCGAGCTTGGCCGCGGCGACGCGCTGGCCCTCGGCCAACACCTCCGGCTTGAGCTTGACGTTGCCGGGCTTGTAGACACCGTGCACGTTCCCGAAGGTGGCGGCCAGCAGGTAGCGGCCGTTCTCGCCGACACCGAGTGCGTCGACCGTCTTCTCGAAGTCCTCGGACGAGGTGTAGAGCTTCTCGTTGATCTCGGCCTCGACACCGTCTTCTTCACCGCCGACGACACCGATCTCCACCTCGAGGATGATGTGCGCCTTGGCCGTCGCGGCCAGCAGTTCCTGGGCGATCTGCAGGTTCTCGTCGATCGGCACCGCGGAGCCGTCCCACATGTGCGACTGGAACAACGGGTTCTGGCCGGCGGCGACTCGCTCCTGGGAGATTGCGATCAGCGGGCGGACGAACCCATCCAGCTTGTCCTTGGGGCAGTGGTCGGTGTGCAGGGCAACCGTGATGCCGTATTTGGCGGCCACCACATGCGCGAACTCGGCGAGTGCGACCGACCCGGTGACCATGTCCTTGACACCCAGACCGGAGCCGAATTCTGCACCACCGGTGGAGAATTGGATGATGCCGTCGCTACCCGCGTCGGCGAAGCCCTTGATCGCGGCGTTGATGGTTTCTGACGAGGTGCAGTTGATGGCCGGGAAGGCGAAGGAATGCTCCTTGGCCCGGTTCAGCATTTCCGCGTAGACCTCGGGTGTCGCGATGGGCACGGGTGACCTCCATGTCAGTGCTTGAGTTCTCGTGAGGAATCGCCCCTCACCATAAGCCAGGCAGGTTGCGGCCAGTTAGCGCCGGTACTGTTGGCCGCGTGAACTTGCTGGCAGCACCCGAATCCGTTACCACCCTGGCACTCATGCCGGATTTCCTGGATCCGGTCAAACTGCTCAGCCACTTCGGAACCTTGGCGCTGCTCGGGTTGCTGGTGGTGATCTTCGTGGAGTCGGGCGTGCTGTTCCCGGTGCTCCCCGGTGACTCCTTGTTGTTCGTGGCCGGCATGCTGGCCGCCGGAACGGCCGCGGCTGCCGCCGACGGTGCGCCCCAGGCCAACT
The nucleotide sequence above comes from Mycobacteroides saopaulense. Encoded proteins:
- the fbaA gene encoding class II fructose-bisphosphate aldolase: MPIATPEVYAEMLNRAKEHSFAFPAINCTSSETINAAIKGFADAGSDGIIQFSTGGAEFGSGLGVKDMVTGSVALAEFAHVVAAKYGITVALHTDHCPKDKLDGFVRPLIAISQERVAAGQNPLFQSHMWDGSAVPIDENLQIAQELLAATAKAHIILEVEIGVVGGEEDGVEAEINEKLYTSSEDFEKTVDALGVGENGRYLLAATFGNVHGVYKPGNVKLKPEVLAEGQRVAAAKLGLAEGSKPFDFVFHGGSGSLKSEIEDSLRYGVVKMNVDTDTQYAFTRPVAGHMFANYDGVLKIDGEVGNKKTYDPRSYLKKAEASMTERVIEACNDLKSAGRSVSAGLS